The following coding sequences are from one Oceanidesulfovibrio indonesiensis window:
- a CDS encoding respiratory chain complex I subunit 1 family protein: protein MSSVNIFAALIVGLVVAPVAAGLISGVDRRVTARLQSRLGPPILQPFYDVFKLFGKERLLANYWLAFCAFVYLVGAATATVLFFLQSDLLLIFFVQAVGSVFLVIGALTVPSPYSQVGAHRELLQILTYEPLLVLVIVGIYMVTGSFKISAVYAHETPLLLQLPLLFLVLGYALTIKLRKSPFDISASHHAHQEIVRGVYTEYTGPYLAIIEVAHWFEIALVLGLVSLFWSTSVVGLLLLLLITYFVEILVDNSTSRMTWKWMLGSAWATGIAFSIINLVWLHYR from the coding sequence ATGAGTTCTGTCAACATCTTCGCTGCTCTCATCGTCGGACTCGTGGTCGCCCCGGTGGCGGCCGGCCTGATCTCCGGCGTGGACCGGCGGGTCACCGCGCGCCTGCAGTCGCGCCTTGGACCGCCCATTCTTCAGCCCTTCTACGATGTCTTCAAACTGTTCGGTAAGGAACGCCTCCTGGCAAACTACTGGCTGGCTTTCTGCGCCTTCGTCTACCTGGTGGGCGCGGCCACGGCCACGGTGCTGTTCTTCCTCCAGTCGGACCTGCTGCTCATCTTCTTCGTGCAGGCGGTGGGCTCGGTCTTCCTGGTGATCGGCGCGCTTACCGTGCCTTCTCCGTACAGCCAGGTCGGCGCGCATCGCGAACTGCTGCAGATTCTCACCTACGAGCCCCTGCTGGTGCTGGTCATCGTGGGCATCTACATGGTGACGGGCAGCTTCAAGATCAGCGCCGTGTATGCGCACGAAACGCCGCTGCTGCTGCAACTGCCGCTCTTGTTCCTGGTGCTGGGCTACGCCCTGACCATCAAGCTGCGCAAATCGCCCTTCGACATCTCCGCGTCGCACCATGCGCACCAGGAGATCGTTCGCGGCGTGTACACCGAGTACACCGGCCCCTACCTCGCTATCATCGAGGTCGCGCACTGGTTCGAGATCGCATTGGTCCTCGGCCTGGTCTCGCTGTTCTGGTCCACGAGCGTCGTCGGTCTGCTGCTCCTGCTGCTGATCACGTACTTCGTGGAAATACTGGTGGACAACTCCACCTCGCGCATGACCTGGAAGTGGATGCTCGGTTCTGCATGGGCCACGGGCATCGCCTTCTCCATCATCAATCTCGTCTGGCTCCATTACAGGTAG
- a CDS encoding cold-shock protein, with protein MAQGVVKWFNEKKGFGFISIDDGEDIFVHYSAIQSDGFKTLQEGDAVTFELEENDKGPRASNVVRCC; from the coding sequence ATGGCCCAAGGCGTGGTCAAGTGGTTCAACGAGAAGAAAGGGTTCGGTTTCATCAGTATCGATGACGGCGAGGACATTTTTGTCCACTATTCGGCTATCCAGTCCGATGGCTTCAAAACCCTGCAGGAAGGCGACGCTGTCACCTTCGAACTCGAAGAGAACGACAAGGGCCCCCGGGCTTCCAATGTCGTGCGCTGCTGTTAG
- a CDS encoding diguanylate cyclase domain-containing protein: MQPCSFDPDLSRALVIDEDRGSCRSLAHILESSGFPTDTCAQPAGLLESMNGQRYSLAFINFELPQMSGLDLGYRLLDNRNVEDIVFMGNSECSDSLVRAMQIGACDFLRKPFRPQELTMLLERLKERRRLKERIYRAEQRNSLLLQNIPLIIYSIRSDLSLEFINQSVNNFLGYTPEEAMSRRNWLGYLIHPDDRRNVRMALRKAFDDGSPFSVECRLIHRKGNIVHGIARSITQLPCDPEKRAHGEDRRVEGIFMDITDRVFLENALVQSAKLKTLGSISAEVAHEIRNPLMSIAGFARRLGKRMPAPELDIILRESARLEELLNRIRDYLKPVNISRQGCSVNNLLSNAAALLAPEMDSKSIAWRFELDHELPLALADPDALTQVVIDLVRHALGNLAEGGDIAIQSASSDHNVLVKISYPQMAPVLDPEKLFLPFEEDTDVHGLPLCSRMVKNMDGVLDFHQTNGKRNIATFTMTMPKADDVTYIPSKIPNVKGNVVSDKYTENGEARYCFGPQDGVLTRRLFDDVFARTVRASTKAGQSLGVVLLEVNDLEAYAARHGKAEVEVALGRIAEALSAQLRGLPCNLLARFGDHEYIAILPDTLLDEAVGLGESLRSAVANLGITHDAGDRSRLLTLSVGITAFTPTPSTNPNEFIVQARQALLAARERGRNTVRAVG, encoded by the coding sequence ATGCAGCCGTGTTCCTTTGACCCCGACCTTTCGCGCGCCCTCGTCATCGACGAGGATCGCGGCTCCTGCCGCTCGCTGGCGCATATCCTGGAGAGCTCCGGCTTTCCCACGGACACGTGCGCCCAACCGGCCGGCCTGCTCGAATCAATGAACGGCCAGCGGTACTCGCTGGCCTTCATCAATTTTGAGCTCCCGCAGATGAGCGGTCTGGATCTCGGCTACCGACTCCTCGACAACCGCAATGTCGAGGATATCGTCTTCATGGGCAACTCGGAATGCTCGGACTCCCTGGTCCGCGCCATGCAGATCGGCGCGTGCGATTTCCTGCGGAAACCCTTTCGTCCCCAGGAGCTGACCATGCTTCTGGAGCGACTCAAAGAGCGCCGCCGGCTCAAAGAGCGCATCTACCGCGCAGAGCAGCGTAACTCACTGCTGCTCCAGAACATACCGCTCATCATCTATTCCATTCGTTCGGACCTCTCCCTCGAGTTCATCAACCAGTCCGTCAACAATTTCCTCGGCTACACGCCGGAGGAGGCCATGTCCCGGCGCAACTGGCTGGGCTACCTCATCCACCCGGACGACCGACGCAACGTACGCATGGCGCTGCGCAAGGCATTCGACGACGGCAGCCCCTTTTCCGTGGAATGCCGGCTCATCCACCGCAAAGGCAACATCGTGCACGGCATCGCCCGTTCCATCACCCAGCTGCCGTGCGATCCGGAGAAGCGCGCCCACGGCGAAGACCGCCGGGTTGAGGGCATCTTCATGGACATCACGGACCGCGTGTTCCTGGAAAACGCGCTGGTGCAGAGCGCCAAGCTGAAGACGCTGGGCTCCATCTCCGCCGAGGTGGCCCACGAGATACGCAACCCGCTCATGTCCATCGCCGGGTTCGCCCGTCGCCTGGGCAAAAGAATGCCGGCCCCGGAACTGGACATCATCCTGCGCGAGTCCGCCCGTCTGGAAGAGCTCCTCAACCGCATCCGCGACTATCTCAAGCCCGTGAACATCTCGCGCCAGGGCTGCTCCGTGAACAACCTGCTGTCCAACGCCGCCGCCCTGCTCGCTCCGGAGATGGACTCCAAGTCCATTGCCTGGCGGTTCGAGCTGGACCACGAGCTGCCGCTGGCCCTGGCCGACCCCGACGCTTTGACCCAGGTGGTCATCGATCTCGTGCGCCACGCCTTGGGCAATCTGGCGGAAGGCGGAGACATCGCCATACAGAGCGCATCCAGCGACCATAACGTGCTTGTCAAGATTTCCTATCCGCAGATGGCCCCTGTGCTGGACCCGGAAAAGCTGTTCCTGCCCTTCGAGGAGGACACGGACGTCCACGGCCTGCCTTTGTGCTCACGCATGGTCAAGAACATGGACGGCGTGCTGGACTTCCACCAGACCAACGGCAAGCGCAACATCGCCACGTTCACCATGACCATGCCTAAAGCCGACGACGTCACATACATCCCCAGCAAGATACCGAACGTGAAGGGCAACGTGGTCTCAGACAAGTACACGGAGAACGGCGAGGCCCGCTACTGCTTCGGCCCGCAGGACGGCGTGCTCACACGACGATTGTTCGACGACGTATTCGCCCGCACCGTCCGCGCATCCACCAAAGCCGGACAGTCCCTGGGCGTGGTTCTGCTCGAAGTGAACGACCTCGAGGCCTACGCCGCGCGCCACGGAAAAGCCGAGGTCGAGGTGGCTCTGGGCCGCATTGCCGAAGCCCTGTCCGCGCAACTGCGGGGACTGCCCTGCAATCTGCTGGCCCGGTTCGGCGACCATGAGTACATAGCCATACTGCCGGACACCCTGCTGGACGAAGCCGTCGGCCTGGGCGAGTCCCTGCGCAGCGCCGTGGCGAATCTCGGCATCACTCACGACGCGGGCGACAGAAGCCGGCTGCTTACACTGAGCGTCGGCATCACGGCGTTCACCCCCACTCCCTCCACCAATCCGAACGAATTCATCGTCCAGGCCCGCCAGGCTCTGCTTGCTGCCAGGGAACGCGGTCGCAACACTGTACGCGCCGTGGGCTAG
- a CDS encoding chromosomal replication initiator protein DnaA: MDTRWQEISDILQNSINPGLFTVWIKPLKAEVSDKELTLIAPNEFVAVWVRDRLKNEIKEAAQTVLGVVPSITVLADRSRVSDNGSGKPKPSPIVGRPVRARQVPLPIESPPAGQFSYKWKFSFSDFVVGPSNELAYAAAKGLCEKTIGADQLFLSSTPGLGKTHLLQALGQTLSTVCNKKHPRIEYLSGEEFARRWLGAMQAKQLESFKNRYRDNVDILLLEDIHFFQGKQKMQDELLCTIRSLQDRGAKVVFSSSFLPRELKDVDSQLASRFCSGFLAVIDKPDFETRRRILLKKSEIFEYPISDNVASLLADRLVADVRQLESCLQNLILKAKLLNQTITSELAEQVLGNYAPQDMQLNLEAIVEFICRSYDLSESDLNSRSRQRRTVQARNTAFFLARKYTELSLKDIGNRFNRRHSTVLKGISNVEREMQLQTPLGRQLKHTVDLASRYGAQVSATPPE; encoded by the coding sequence ATGGATACGCGTTGGCAAGAAATCTCCGATATTCTCCAGAATTCGATCAATCCGGGGCTCTTTACCGTTTGGATCAAGCCCCTGAAGGCTGAGGTCTCCGACAAGGAGTTGACCCTTATCGCACCCAACGAGTTCGTGGCTGTCTGGGTTCGCGACAGGCTCAAGAACGAGATAAAGGAAGCAGCGCAGACGGTGCTCGGCGTGGTGCCTTCCATAACAGTTCTGGCAGACCGCAGCAGGGTCTCCGACAATGGTTCTGGCAAACCCAAACCGTCTCCCATCGTCGGTCGGCCCGTGCGGGCGCGGCAGGTTCCGCTGCCTATCGAGTCGCCGCCTGCGGGGCAGTTTTCCTACAAGTGGAAGTTCTCCTTTTCCGATTTTGTGGTCGGTCCGTCCAACGAGCTGGCGTACGCCGCGGCCAAGGGGCTGTGTGAAAAGACCATAGGCGCGGATCAGCTTTTTTTGAGCTCCACCCCCGGCCTTGGCAAGACGCATCTGCTGCAGGCGCTGGGCCAGACCCTGAGCACGGTATGCAACAAGAAGCATCCGCGCATCGAGTACCTGAGCGGCGAGGAGTTCGCCAGGCGCTGGCTCGGCGCCATGCAGGCCAAGCAGCTGGAAAGCTTCAAGAACCGATACCGCGACAATGTGGACATTCTGTTGCTTGAGGACATCCACTTCTTCCAGGGCAAGCAGAAGATGCAGGATGAACTGCTCTGCACCATCCGCTCGCTGCAGGATCGCGGCGCCAAGGTGGTGTTCTCCAGCTCGTTCCTGCCGCGCGAGCTCAAGGACGTGGACAGCCAGCTGGCCTCGCGCTTCTGCTCCGGGTTCCTCGCCGTCATCGACAAACCGGACTTCGAGACCAGAAGGCGCATCCTTTTGAAGAAGTCTGAAATATTTGAGTATCCGATTTCGGACAATGTGGCGTCGCTTCTTGCGGACAGGCTTGTCGCGGATGTGCGCCAGCTCGAAAGCTGTCTGCAGAATCTCATCCTCAAGGCGAAACTTCTCAACCAGACCATCACCTCGGAGCTGGCCGAGCAAGTCCTGGGTAATTACGCCCCGCAGGACATGCAGCTCAACCTGGAAGCGATCGTCGAGTTCATCTGCAGAAGTTACGACCTTTCCGAATCGGATCTCAATTCCCGCAGCCGGCAGCGCCGTACCGTCCAGGCCCGCAACACGGCCTTCTTCCTGGCCAGGAAGTACACGGAACTTTCCCTGAAGGACATCGGCAACCGGTTCAACCGCAGGCATTCCACCGTGCTCAAGGGCATTTCCAACGTGGAGCGGGAGATGCAGCTGCAAACCCCGCTCGGTCGGCAGCTCAAGCACACTGTGGATCTTGCGAGCCGTTACGGCGCGCAGGTTTCTGCGACTCCACCAGAGTAG
- a CDS encoding amphi-Trp domain-containing protein — translation MGKNKVKIDGTMDLAQVIAYLEDIIGGLKAGTVHVQLGQESVMLSPGNIVDCEIEVSQKKDKEKMTLELSWKKDESGTDVVRISTAGPKIEIA, via the coding sequence ATGGGCAAGAATAAAGTGAAGATCGACGGCACAATGGACCTGGCCCAGGTGATTGCCTACCTGGAAGATATCATCGGCGGCCTCAAGGCCGGCACGGTGCATGTCCAGCTTGGGCAAGAGTCCGTCATGCTCTCTCCGGGCAATATCGTGGACTGCGAGATCGAAGTCTCACAGAAGAAGGACAAGGAGAAAATGACCTTGGAACTCTCCTGGAAAAAGGACGAAAGCGGCACGGACGTGGTCAGGATATCCACGGCCGGTCCGAAAATCGAGATCGCCTGA
- a CDS encoding UPF0280 family protein, whose translation MPFPHSIAPARSYRTGTRPRTGECAFQVVVEETDLHIVASRPLPDEALAAVRGLRSRLKAFILCRPDFGRSLEPVDVPKASHPVIRAMAEAARCCNVGPMAAVAGGMAEHVARALAPLSSEVLVENGGDTYLISTKDRTIALLADPAREASLGVRISAGEFPVSLCASSATYGHSLSLGRGDLVVARSRSGVFADAAATALCNELKAEADVEKVLEAAQGLARGEGPRLEGVFVQCGQKMGAWGKMELALL comes from the coding sequence GTGCCTTTTCCCCATTCCATCGCACCAGCCCGTTCCTACCGTACAGGCACCCGCCCCAGAACCGGCGAGTGCGCGTTCCAGGTGGTCGTGGAGGAAACCGACCTCCACATCGTAGCCTCGCGCCCGCTGCCGGATGAAGCCCTGGCTGCAGTCCGCGGGCTCCGCAGCCGGCTCAAAGCCTTCATCCTCTGCCGCCCGGATTTCGGCCGCAGCCTCGAACCCGTGGACGTGCCGAAAGCGAGCCACCCCGTGATACGCGCCATGGCCGAGGCCGCCCGGTGCTGCAACGTGGGCCCCATGGCTGCGGTGGCCGGCGGAATGGCCGAGCATGTGGCCCGCGCCCTGGCGCCGCTATCTTCCGAAGTCCTCGTGGAAAACGGCGGCGACACCTACCTCATATCCACCAAGGACCGCACCATCGCCCTGCTGGCAGATCCTGCGCGTGAAGCATCCCTGGGGGTCCGCATCTCTGCCGGGGAGTTTCCCGTCTCCCTGTGCGCCTCCTCGGCGACGTACGGCCATTCCCTGAGCCTGGGACGCGGCGATCTCGTGGTCGCCCGATCCCGCAGCGGCGTCTTTGCCGATGCAGCGGCCACCGCCCTGTGCAACGAGCTCAAGGCGGAGGCCGACGTGGAAAAGGTTCTGGAGGCCGCCCAAGGGCTGGCCAGGGGGGAGGGACCGCGCCTGGAGGGTGTTTTCGTCCAGTGCGGGCAGAAGATGGGAGCCTGGGGCAAGATGGAGCTCGCCCTGCTCTGA
- a CDS encoding hydrogenase large subunit — translation MAKTVIPFGPQHPVLPEPIHLSLTVEDEIVTEAIPALGYVHRGLEKLCDIRDIHHMIQIVERVCGICSKIHAMCYCQGIEEMMGVEVPDRAQYLRVIWSELHRVHSHLLWLGLFADAFGFESLFYQFWRIRERVMDINEATTGNRVIVSVNVIGGVRRDLTPDQIRWILSELDIVERETRELESTILDDYTVRKRTVGKGMLTRDQALALGAVGPTLRGSGVKEDARQLGYAAFKDLDFEPIVEQDGDSYARNRVRFRETLQSINLVRQALRKLPEGEIATKVKGFPEGEHTSRVEQPRGELFYYFKADGTKHLDRLRIRTPTFANIPPLAAMLPGIELADVPVVVLSIDPCISCTER, via the coding sequence ATGGCTAAGACCGTAATCCCCTTTGGACCGCAACACCCGGTCCTTCCCGAGCCGATCCATCTCTCCCTCACCGTGGAGGACGAGATCGTGACCGAGGCCATACCCGCGCTGGGCTATGTGCACCGCGGTCTGGAGAAGCTCTGCGATATTCGCGATATCCATCACATGATCCAGATCGTGGAGCGTGTCTGCGGCATCTGCTCCAAGATCCACGCCATGTGCTACTGCCAGGGCATCGAGGAAATGATGGGCGTCGAGGTACCTGATCGCGCCCAGTACCTCCGGGTCATCTGGTCGGAACTGCACCGCGTGCACTCCCACCTGCTCTGGCTCGGCCTGTTCGCGGACGCATTCGGCTTCGAGAGCCTCTTCTACCAGTTCTGGCGCATCCGCGAGCGCGTCATGGACATCAACGAGGCCACCACCGGAAACCGCGTCATCGTCTCCGTCAACGTCATCGGCGGCGTGCGGCGCGACCTCACCCCGGACCAGATCCGCTGGATCCTCTCCGAACTGGACATCGTGGAGCGCGAGACCCGCGAGCTGGAGTCCACAATCCTGGACGACTACACAGTGCGCAAGCGCACCGTAGGCAAGGGCATGCTCACCAGGGATCAAGCCCTGGCGCTCGGCGCCGTGGGTCCCACCCTGCGCGGCAGCGGCGTGAAGGAAGACGCCCGCCAGCTGGGCTACGCGGCCTTCAAGGACCTCGACTTCGAGCCCATCGTGGAACAGGACGGCGATTCCTACGCCCGAAACAGAGTCCGCTTCCGCGAGACGCTCCAATCCATCAACCTGGTGCGCCAGGCTCTGCGCAAGCTGCCCGAGGGCGAGATCGCCACGAAGGTCAAGGGCTTCCCGGAAGGCGAGCATACATCCCGCGTGGAGCAACCCCGCGGCGAGCTCTTCTACTACTTCAAGGCTGACGGCACCAAGCATCTGGACCGGCTGCGCATCCGCACGCCTACGTTCGCGAACATTCCGCCCCTGGCAGCCATGCTGCCGGGCATCGAACTCGCGGACGTCCCGGTTGTCGTCCTGTCCATCGACCCGTGCATCAGCTGCACCGAGCGCTAG
- a CDS encoding NADH-quinone oxidoreductase subunit C, which produces MAAFLETTEITQDTLKEEIHRLIDAGYRLETMTCVDLDENNVDLLYHFTKDLQLVHLRMKQPKAENAPSISDVVFAAFLVENEIQDQFGLCFEGLVLNFSNFLYLEEEVATTPFCKYGITRKES; this is translated from the coding sequence ATGGCAGCCTTTCTCGAAACGACCGAAATAACGCAAGATACTCTCAAGGAAGAGATCCATCGCCTCATCGATGCGGGCTACCGCCTGGAAACGATGACCTGCGTGGACCTCGACGAGAACAATGTCGACCTGCTGTACCACTTCACCAAGGATCTGCAGCTTGTTCACTTGCGTATGAAACAGCCCAAAGCCGAGAACGCCCCGTCCATTTCGGATGTCGTATTCGCAGCGTTCCTCGTGGAAAACGAGATTCAGGACCAGTTCGGACTCTGCTTCGAAGGACTTGTCCTCAACTTCTCGAATTTCCTCTACCTCGAAGAAGAGGTGGCTACGACGCCGTTCTGCAAGTACGGCATCACCAGAAAGGAATCCTAG
- a CDS encoding 4Fe-4S binding protein, giving the protein MKFTPMTVNVLKNLFNTKSTRPYPFVVRDPFPDARGELYNEIEKCIFCGSCSRKCPSQCITVDKEKGLWTCDPFACVYCGTCMDVCPVHCLHHKETWRHVTPEREMIVQQGTPPKPKKKKEDAGEGNDKKAAAKKNDAKK; this is encoded by the coding sequence ATGAAATTCACTCCCATGACCGTCAACGTACTGAAGAACCTCTTCAATACGAAGTCCACGCGGCCCTATCCGTTCGTGGTCCGCGATCCGTTTCCGGATGCCCGCGGCGAGCTCTACAACGAGATCGAGAAATGCATCTTCTGCGGCTCGTGCTCGCGCAAGTGCCCGTCGCAATGCATTACCGTGGATAAGGAAAAAGGCCTGTGGACCTGCGACCCGTTCGCATGCGTCTACTGTGGAACCTGCATGGACGTTTGTCCCGTCCACTGCCTGCACCACAAGGAAACATGGCGGCACGTCACCCCCGAGCGTGAGATGATCGTGCAGCAGGGCACGCCGCCCAAGCCGAAGAAGAAGAAAGAGGACGCTGGCGAAGGCAACGACAAGAAAGCCGCTGCCAAAAAGAACGACGCCAAGAAGTAG
- a CDS encoding cold shock domain-containing protein produces the protein MAYEGTVKWFNEKKGFGFIQREEGDDVFVHYSAIQSQGFKTLNEGDRVSFDIEHGDKGARAANVVKTV, from the coding sequence ATGGCGTACGAAGGCACTGTGAAATGGTTCAACGAAAAAAAAGGGTTCGGTTTCATTCAGCGCGAAGAGGGTGACGACGTGTTCGTGCACTACTCCGCCATCCAGTCCCAGGGCTTCAAAACCCTGAACGAGGGCGATCGCGTTTCCTTTGACATCGAACACGGCGACAAGGGCGCACGCGCGGCCAACGTGGTCAAAACCGTCTAG
- a CDS encoding NADH-quinone oxidoreductase subunit B family protein has protein sequence MNPISQFIKTSRIKSPWVLHFDCGSCNGCDIETLAVLTPVYDVERFGIINVGNPKHADVFLVTGTVNHRNKKVLKNLYDQMPEPKAVIAIGACGLSGGVFREAPNVVGGVDKVIPVDVYVPGCPPKPEAIIDGVVKALELFAAKQEQ, from the coding sequence ATGAATCCGATATCTCAATTCATCAAGACATCGCGAATCAAGTCGCCGTGGGTGCTGCACTTCGACTGCGGCAGCTGCAACGGCTGCGACATCGAGACCCTCGCCGTGCTCACCCCGGTGTACGACGTCGAACGCTTCGGCATCATCAACGTGGGAAACCCCAAGCACGCCGACGTCTTCCTCGTCACCGGCACGGTGAACCATCGCAACAAGAAGGTTCTCAAGAACCTCTATGACCAAATGCCCGAACCCAAGGCCGTCATCGCCATCGGCGCCTGCGGCCTCTCCGGCGGCGTCTTCCGCGAGGCGCCCAACGTGGTTGGCGGCGTGGACAAGGTCATTCCCGTGGACGTCTACGTTCCCGGCTGTCCTCCCAAGCCCGAAGCCATCATCGACGGCGTCGTGAAGGCCCTCGAGCTCTTTGCCGCCAAACAGGAGCAATAA
- a CDS encoding O-acetylhomoserine aminocarboxypropyltransferase/cysteine synthase family protein: protein MDFTGLETLALHAGHTPDSDTHSRAVPIYQTTSFLFRDTEHAAKLFSLEEPGFIYTRIMNPTTDVLEKRLAALHGASAAVGTASGMSAIFYAVATITQHGQNIVSGSNLYGGTNTLFKHTLSRFGIEVRIVDTSDPANVEAAIDENTRLVYTESIGNPRCNVDDLEAMGRIAHDHKIPFIVDNTVAPPPIFNPKDVGADIVVYSLTKIIGGHGLCIGGAVVEMGGFDWADSGKFPEITEPDPTYHGINFWDALCELEGTPCTAFCTKLRTSLLRDIGAAPAPINSFLILQGIETLPLRARQHCENAQKVAEFLEGHPAVRWVNYAGLPSHSDHERAKKYFGMGPGAVFGFGLEGGREAGRKFIESVRLCSHLANILDAKTLVIHPASTTHSQLTPEELDKAGVPQDMVRISVGIETAEDIIADLDQALSKSQE, encoded by the coding sequence ATGGACTTCACAGGACTGGAAACCCTGGCCCTGCACGCGGGCCATACGCCGGACAGCGATACGCACTCGCGCGCCGTCCCCATTTATCAGACCACAAGCTTTCTCTTCCGCGACACCGAGCATGCGGCCAAGCTGTTCTCGCTGGAGGAGCCGGGCTTCATCTATACGCGGATCATGAATCCGACTACGGATGTGCTGGAAAAGCGCCTGGCTGCGCTCCATGGCGCATCGGCCGCCGTGGGCACGGCCTCCGGCATGTCCGCCATATTCTACGCCGTCGCCACCATCACCCAGCACGGGCAGAACATCGTCTCCGGCTCCAACCTGTACGGCGGCACAAACACTCTGTTCAAGCACACGCTTTCGCGGTTCGGGATCGAAGTTCGCATCGTGGACACCTCCGATCCTGCCAACGTTGAGGCGGCCATCGACGAAAATACGCGGCTCGTCTACACCGAGTCCATCGGCAATCCGCGCTGCAACGTGGATGATCTGGAGGCCATGGGCCGCATCGCCCATGACCACAAAATTCCGTTCATCGTGGACAACACGGTGGCGCCGCCGCCCATATTCAATCCCAAGGATGTGGGAGCGGACATTGTGGTCTACTCGTTGACCAAGATCATCGGGGGCCACGGGCTGTGCATCGGCGGGGCCGTGGTGGAAATGGGAGGCTTCGACTGGGCGGACTCCGGCAAATTTCCGGAGATAACCGAGCCGGACCCGACCTACCACGGCATCAATTTCTGGGATGCATTATGCGAGCTGGAAGGAACGCCGTGCACCGCGTTCTGCACCAAGCTGCGCACGAGTCTGCTGCGGGACATCGGCGCAGCCCCGGCGCCCATCAACAGCTTCCTCATCCTCCAGGGCATCGAAACGCTCCCGCTGAGGGCGCGACAGCATTGCGAAAACGCGCAGAAGGTGGCCGAGTTTCTGGAGGGCCATCCGGCCGTGCGCTGGGTGAACTACGCCGGCCTGCCGTCGCACTCGGACCATGAACGGGCGAAGAAGTATTTCGGCATGGGACCGGGCGCCGTGTTCGGTTTCGGACTGGAAGGCGGCCGCGAAGCAGGCCGCAAATTCATCGAGTCGGTTCGTCTGTGCTCGCACCTGGCGAACATTCTGGATGCGAAGACGCTGGTCATCCATCCGGCGAGCACCACCCATTCCCAGCTTACGCCGGAGGAACTGGACAAGGCCGGCGTGCCGCAGGATATGGTGCGCATCTCCGTAGGCATCGAGACGGCGGAGGACATAATCGCCGATCTGGATCAGGCCCTGAGCAAGTCGCAGGAGTAA